From the genome of Cognaticolwellia beringensis, one region includes:
- a CDS encoding ABC transporter substrate-binding protein, whose product MSIQLNWFHQFQYAGYYAAKEQGFYKEHGLDVELREFNGPGVITDYVIDGRADYGISDSSLIVDKNQGKPVVIVAQIFQHSPTTIATLRSSGIASPFDLIGKRIMVDYKFKNSASITAMLLQAEQDISAFIWQERSGKLSALTADETDAILIYSTNEPFEMAEKNIDILTISPRDYGIDFYGDNLFTSESEVKNNPQRVQAIRQATIKGWQYALSHKTEIIKLIEEKYNSQGKTHSHLAFEADEISKIILAKFIPLGSIARTRMEKISEIYHQLEMIDSPFIPDNLLLEDALINFSANKTTDDSSTSLIIFMVLLSFLLIAITLLLPKLISQQRLASFMSSRNFPFIVHSLSILNVAIIFSVIYLTLQDNEKTTKVNMQKNLEVVVEATKTRLNDWISDQENLLKQMAKDDNLVSLTKALLFQPAAKNSLITSRAMQNIRQYFRQSSIEGQDFSVINQDFINIGSNNNENLGKSSLIAEQHPEVIAAVFSGESRFVPAMKTDIKRLFGNTINPIDQYSLYMITPILNDNNHVIAALAVGIKPSGQLSNIMQQGRIGQTGESYLVSQLGQMLSKSRFETELSSLSYFQAHSNNKQLIVLKDPQINVTKHRVIPNNTQQLPLTLMANHLVNNARADNISLITNQKITSNVLGYNDYRGVKVFGAWLWDNQYGFGIATEIDADEAMKGVDSLRNKLMLIAFITLLLTLTSNIFTITVGQRSTKYMRRSQEELEKQVAHRTAELHQRERALWELYEHAPVAYATLDAQGMFIKHNCVFAQMFKRPRETFTSLNWQNFVAPAHYVHQIFHTKSHLLEYEIPVNISETQTIDTMMSALPVYDENEKLTEVRLTLIDVTQRNAAKAQFAALMESAPDAILMLDKYRVHNIVNSQVLTMFGYDKSEIIGQKIELLLPEEAKLHIFEHILHELTPEKQLLELTGKRKDGSEFSAEVTVNALDIHNDRFIVAIIRDITDRKLHDAAVAEHILFQQALADTIPYPIFVKDPNSKITNVNSAYEETFNVKRADVIGKTVLDLEYLPLADRKSYHAQDLEIIASMGMIRKEVSIVYADGLEHNIMYWVKSFAKADGSAGGLLGTFVDISEQKMAEKTLVHAKALAEDAVKAKSNFLANMSHEIRTPMNAIIGMSALALKTNLTPEQQNHITKVNLAAESLLGIVNDILDFSKIEANKLELESIPFSLNDILDNLSNMLVDKLNEKQTALIFDVENNVPLNLIGDPLRLSQILTNLGSNAAKFTEQGKIKVHVACINKHDEHVTLKFSVCDTGIGMSKPQQEKLFQSFSQADSSTTRKYGGTGLGLAICKRLVELLGGEIWLESEENIGSNFHFTVNFQSQSMKSINATSENTTSINDLNIALISNNEGAKPTVLRILQSFGFMVENFTSAAQALPELKQQTKVFDALIFDIKHSNDNKSTQDIALIRAAHAELPLLHILESKQDNAPQVLEDGDKYSIIEQPINSSNLLDCLLIALGHEHLRSRKYNLFSHESVPAINILQGAKILLVEDNEINQELATELLTSNGIEVVVTNNGQEAIERLNQEHFDGVLMDCQMPIKDGYSTTRELRQNPQFIDLPIIAMTANVMAGDREKALAAGMNEHIGKPINPPELFVKLAQWVVLSHPANLTHSRTLTDDSALLFTNKNSTITMPEFDGIDRESGLAIAQNDHELYQRLLLKFKDNYADAMAPIEAAYASNNFAAIEQLAHTLKGVAGNIGAKQLYELCQELESNAALQAIKPDMLTQCQLELSRTQQALAALKHPEPTDVDFNISTCKNLIAQLKVDVENYDVAAIDTIHALLSMTQQQTYHQQLKNIMAKVEVYEFDDAAKQLKEIIIK is encoded by the coding sequence GTGTCTATACAGCTAAACTGGTTTCATCAATTTCAATATGCCGGCTACTATGCCGCGAAAGAACAGGGTTTTTATAAAGAACACGGATTAGACGTAGAATTAAGAGAATTCAATGGTCCCGGTGTTATAACCGACTATGTCATTGACGGTAGAGCAGATTATGGCATAAGTGACTCAAGTTTAATCGTTGACAAAAATCAGGGCAAACCAGTCGTTATTGTCGCACAAATATTTCAACATTCGCCCACCACAATTGCGACACTGCGCTCTTCAGGCATTGCCAGTCCGTTCGACCTTATTGGCAAACGCATCATGGTGGATTATAAGTTTAAAAATTCGGCTTCAATAACGGCGATGCTTTTACAAGCAGAGCAAGATATATCAGCTTTCATTTGGCAAGAAAGATCAGGCAAACTTTCCGCGTTAACGGCAGACGAAACTGACGCCATTTTAATTTACAGTACGAATGAGCCATTCGAAATGGCCGAAAAAAACATTGATATTTTAACCATCAGTCCTCGAGACTACGGCATTGATTTTTATGGTGATAATTTATTTACCAGTGAATCAGAGGTTAAAAACAACCCTCAACGGGTGCAAGCTATTCGCCAAGCAACTATAAAAGGTTGGCAATATGCACTCAGCCATAAAACAGAAATAATTAAGTTAATTGAAGAAAAGTATAATAGCCAAGGTAAGACTCATAGCCACTTAGCTTTTGAAGCGGACGAAATTAGTAAAATAATATTAGCTAAATTTATTCCTCTTGGCTCAATTGCTCGTACCCGTATGGAAAAGATTAGTGAAATTTATCATCAACTTGAGATGATAGATTCGCCTTTTATACCCGATAATTTACTACTCGAAGATGCGCTAATAAATTTTTCTGCCAATAAGACTACTGATGACAGCAGCACTTCGCTGATCATTTTCATGGTGTTGTTATCGTTTTTATTAATTGCGATTACCTTGCTGTTGCCAAAATTAATTAGCCAGCAGCGCCTAGCTTCTTTTATGTCTTCGAGGAATTTTCCATTTATCGTACATTCGTTATCAATATTGAATGTAGCAATTATTTTTAGTGTTATTTATCTGACGCTACAAGACAATGAAAAAACGACTAAAGTTAATATGCAAAAAAATCTTGAGGTCGTTGTCGAAGCAACAAAAACACGCCTCAATGATTGGATTAGTGATCAAGAAAACTTATTAAAACAAATGGCTAAAGATGACAATCTGGTTAGCCTCACTAAAGCATTACTCTTTCAACCTGCGGCAAAAAACAGCCTGATTACATCTAGAGCAATGCAAAATATTCGTCAATATTTTCGCCAAAGCAGTATCGAAGGCCAAGACTTTTCCGTTATTAATCAAGACTTCATTAATATTGGCTCGAATAACAATGAAAACCTAGGTAAAAGTAGCTTAATCGCAGAGCAACACCCAGAAGTTATCGCCGCAGTTTTTTCGGGTGAAAGCCGCTTTGTACCAGCAATGAAGACTGATATTAAGCGCTTATTTGGCAATACCATTAACCCGATAGATCAATACAGTTTGTATATGATCACGCCAATACTAAATGACAACAATCACGTTATAGCGGCTTTAGCTGTGGGTATTAAACCCAGCGGTCAGCTGTCTAACATTATGCAACAAGGTCGTATTGGCCAAACAGGCGAAAGCTATTTAGTCAGCCAATTGGGACAAATGCTCTCAAAGAGTCGTTTTGAAACTGAATTATCATCGCTCAGTTACTTTCAAGCACACAGCAATAACAAACAACTTATTGTACTGAAAGATCCACAAATAAATGTCACTAAGCATCGAGTTATTCCTAATAATACTCAGCAACTCCCCTTGACACTTATGGCCAATCATCTGGTCAATAATGCGCGGGCAGATAACATTAGTCTGATCACTAACCAAAAAATTACCAGCAATGTCTTAGGTTATAACGATTATCGCGGAGTTAAAGTATTTGGCGCTTGGTTATGGGATAACCAGTACGGTTTTGGTATCGCAACAGAAATTGATGCCGATGAAGCGATGAAAGGGGTAGATTCTTTACGTAATAAACTGATGTTAATAGCTTTTATTACTTTACTATTAACTTTAACCTCGAACATTTTTACCATTACTGTTGGCCAACGCTCAACAAAATATATGCGCCGTTCGCAAGAAGAACTAGAAAAACAAGTGGCACATCGCACCGCTGAGCTTCACCAACGTGAACGGGCATTGTGGGAGTTATATGAACATGCGCCAGTCGCCTATGCCACCTTAGATGCACAAGGTATGTTTATTAAACACAACTGTGTATTCGCGCAAATGTTTAAGCGCCCACGCGAAACATTCACCTCATTAAATTGGCAAAATTTTGTTGCGCCTGCTCATTATGTACATCAAATATTTCATACTAAGTCGCACCTACTAGAGTATGAAATACCGGTTAACATAAGTGAGACACAAACGATTGACACTATGATGTCAGCCCTACCCGTTTATGACGAAAATGAAAAGTTAACCGAGGTACGATTAACCTTAATTGATGTTACGCAAAGAAATGCAGCCAAAGCACAGTTTGCCGCTTTAATGGAGTCAGCGCCTGACGCTATTTTAATGTTAGATAAGTACCGAGTTCACAATATTGTTAACTCGCAAGTATTGACCATGTTTGGCTACGACAAGTCAGAGATCATTGGACAGAAAATTGAACTCTTATTACCTGAAGAAGCAAAACTGCATATTTTTGAACACATATTGCATGAGTTGACACCAGAAAAGCAACTGCTTGAACTTACCGGCAAACGTAAAGATGGTAGTGAGTTCTCAGCTGAAGTAACGGTTAACGCGCTTGATATTCATAATGACCGTTTTATCGTCGCTATTATTCGAGATATTACCGATCGTAAACTTCACGATGCTGCGGTAGCTGAACACATTCTTTTCCAGCAGGCACTGGCTGACACCATTCCCTACCCTATATTTGTTAAAGACCCAAATTCAAAAATTACTAACGTGAATAGTGCTTATGAAGAAACGTTCAATGTAAAAAGAGCAGATGTTATCGGCAAAACGGTACTAGACCTAGAATACTTACCCTTAGCAGACCGTAAATCCTATCACGCGCAGGATCTTGAAATCATTGCTTCAATGGGTATGATACGCAAAGAAGTATCGATTGTTTACGCCGATGGGTTAGAGCATAACATTATGTATTGGGTAAAAAGCTTTGCCAAAGCAGATGGCAGTGCTGGTGGGTTGTTAGGTACATTTGTCGATATTAGTGAACAAAAAATGGCAGAGAAAACGCTCGTCCATGCTAAAGCTTTAGCCGAAGATGCGGTGAAAGCTAAATCTAATTTTTTAGCGAATATGTCTCATGAAATTCGAACGCCAATGAACGCTATTATTGGTATGTCGGCATTAGCATTGAAAACAAACTTAACACCTGAACAACAAAACCATATTACCAAGGTTAACCTAGCGGCTGAGTCGTTGCTCGGTATCGTTAACGATATTTTAGACTTTTCAAAAATTGAAGCGAATAAGCTCGAACTTGAATCTATCCCTTTTAGCTTAAATGATATTCTCGATAACCTCAGTAATATGTTAGTTGATAAACTTAACGAGAAACAAACTGCGCTAATTTTTGATGTTGAAAATAATGTCCCCCTCAATCTGATTGGAGATCCGCTACGCCTCAGTCAAATATTAACAAACCTTGGCAGTAATGCCGCTAAGTTTACTGAGCAAGGAAAAATTAAAGTACATGTGGCATGTATCAATAAACATGACGAACATGTGACCTTAAAATTTTCCGTTTGTGATACCGGTATAGGGATGAGTAAACCGCAACAAGAAAAACTCTTTCAATCATTCAGTCAGGCAGACTCGTCAACAACAAGAAAATATGGCGGAACAGGTTTAGGTTTAGCAATTTGCAAGCGCCTTGTTGAATTACTAGGTGGTGAAATCTGGCTCGAAAGCGAAGAAAATATTGGCAGTAACTTTCACTTCACCGTAAATTTTCAAAGCCAATCGATGAAGAGTATCAATGCTACAAGTGAAAATACAACCTCGATTAACGATTTAAACATTGCTTTAATATCCAATAATGAAGGGGCTAAGCCCACCGTTCTGAGAATTCTACAATCGTTTGGTTTTATGGTAGAGAACTTTACCTCGGCGGCACAAGCGCTGCCTGAATTAAAACAGCAAACTAAGGTTTTTGATGCCTTAATATTCGACATTAAACACAGCAACGACAATAAAAGCACTCAAGACATAGCATTAATTAGAGCTGCCCATGCTGAGTTACCCCTATTACATATTCTTGAAAGTAAGCAAGATAACGCTCCGCAAGTACTCGAAGACGGTGATAAGTATTCCATCATTGAGCAGCCAATAAACTCTTCTAATTTGCTTGACTGTTTATTGATAGCTTTAGGTCACGAACATTTGCGCAGTCGTAAATATAATTTATTTTCCCACGAATCAGTACCAGCAATAAATATACTGCAAGGGGCAAAAATATTATTGGTTGAAGACAATGAAATAAATCAGGAATTAGCGACTGAATTATTGACCAGCAACGGTATTGAAGTAGTCGTAACGAATAACGGCCAAGAAGCAATAGAACGTCTTAATCAGGAGCACTTTGACGGGGTATTAATGGATTGCCAAATGCCAATTAAAGATGGCTATTCCACCACGCGCGAGCTTCGTCAAAATCCACAGTTTATCGATTTACCCATTATCGCTATGACCGCCAACGTGATGGCCGGCGATCGTGAAAAAGCGCTAGCAGCGGGCATGAATGAACATATTGGTAAACCAATTAATCCGCCTGAATTATTTGTAAAATTGGCCCAATGGGTCGTTTTAAGCCATCCGGCTAATTTGACTCATTCAAGGACATTAACTGACGACTCAGCGCTACTATTTACCAATAAAAATAGCACAATCACTATGCCTGAATTTGACGGCATAGATAGAGAATCTGGCTTAGCGATAGCGCAAAATGATCATGAACTATATCAGCGCCTACTGCTTAAATTTAAAGACAATTACGCCGACGCAATGGCACCAATAGAAGCGGCATACGCCAGCAATAATTTTGCGGCTATTGAACAACTTGCTCATACCCTGAAAGGAGTAGCGGGTAACATTGGTGCTAAGCAGCTTTATGAGCTTTGCCAAGAGTTAGAAAGCAATGCTGCCCTGCAAGCTATTAAACCTGATATGTTAACACAGTGTCAGCTTGAACTCAGCCGTACTCAACAAGCATTAGCTGCGCTAAAACATCCTGAGCCAACGGATGTAGATTTCAATATTTCAACCTGCAAAAATCTGATTGCGCAATTAAAAGTTGACGTTGAAAACTATGATGTGGCGGCGATTGATACCATTCATGCATTATTATCAATGACCCAACAGCAAACATACCACCAGCAACTAAAAAACATTATGGCAAAAGTTGAAGTTTATGAGTTTGACGACGCGGCCAAACAACTAAAAGAAATTATAATTAAATAA